The genomic region TGGGGGGGGGGAATGAGGATAATGCTGCAATTAGAAAGTTTAAAATAGAAGGGAAAGGGGAAGAAGAGACCTGAACGCCAGGAGAATCGAAGTCCAAGACGCGGATCTTAGCGCCAACATCACCCAAAACTCTAAGCTGAACACGGTCACTAAGTGAAGCATCTCTGATTAAATCAGCTGCATCAGCTTGCATTAAGTTAGCTCGATCCACGGCGATGGTAGCTTCCACATTCCGGGTGCTGTGAGCTTCTTGGTAAAACCCAGGGACGGAAGCTTTTCCCAAAGGAATCCCACGGTACATAACGGTGAACCTAGACTCGCCGTATTTGATGCCGACCTTATTGGGATTCACCGCAGTGAAAAGCAAGTGGATAGTTAAGGACAAAGAAGCGGTTGTTGGGGAAGGCGAGACAGCGGTGCCAGTGCCATCGAAGGAGGAAGGATTAGAAGTGGAGATACCCATGTATTGAACCCCTACTTGTTGGAGATCGAACTGGGGTTTCTCGGGTTTAACAGCCAGGAATATTATGAGAAAAACAGCTAGGACGAGAAGGAGTAAGAA from Gossypium arboreum isolate Shixiya-1 chromosome 1, ASM2569848v2, whole genome shotgun sequence harbors:
- the LOC108480784 gene encoding uncharacterized protein LOC108480784 — encoded protein: MQMPPHAREMRPTPNGDHHRRHGLSAAPPLAYYPRSSSSSASFKGCCCCLFLLSSFLLLLVLAVFLIIFLAVKPEKPQFDLQQVGVQYMGISTSNPSSFDGTGTAVSPSPTTASLSLTIHLLFTAVNPNKVGIKYGESRFTVMYRGIPLGKASVPGFYQEAHSTRNVEATIAVDRANLMQADAADLIRDASLSDRVQLRVLGDVGAKIRVLDFDSPGVQVSVDCAIVISPRKQSITDKQCGFDGLSV